CGGTGTGGGAACGCGAGGAAACGCTCAATGATCCGGATTGCATTGCGTCGGCCGCCCAGCGCGCCGGCCTCGATGCCGCGGCGCTGCGCGCCGGCGGCCCCTCCGACGCCGAACTCGACGCGCTGCACGATCAGTACACAAACGAGGCTCTTGCGGCCGGAGTATTTGGGGCGCCGAGTTACGTGCTGCCTTCGGGCGAGATCTTCTGGGGCCAGGACCGGCTGGAGCTCTTGGAACGCGCCTTGAAGCAGATGGCTTAGCCGACGCGCTGTTGGAGTCCGGCGTTCCCTTCACATCGTGAAGATGCGCCCGGGATTGAGAATCTGATGCGGGTCGAGCGCGCGCTTCAGCGTGCGCATGGTCTCGATCTCCTCCGCGGTGCGGCTGAGCTTGAGATAGGGCCGCTTGAGAATGCCAATGCCGTGCTCGGCCGAGACCGAGCCTGCGAATTCGCCGGTGATGCCGTAGACGAGCTTCGAGACCTCGTCGTGCTTGTCGGCCGGCGGCGGGTACTTTGCGTTGACATGCAGGTTGCCGTCGCCGGCATGGCCGAACACGATCGCGTAGGCATCGCTGTGGATCGTCTTCAGTCCCTTGTCGACGGCGTCCGCAAACGCCTCCATCCTGTCGATGGCAAGGCTGATGTCGAAGCCGACGCCGGGGCCGAGCGCGCGGCCGAGTTCGACCGAGGAATCGCGAATCCGCCAGATCGCCGCGGCCGCAGCCCCTGAACTCGCAATCGTGGCATCAAGGATGATGTCGTCTCCCAGCACCTGCTCCAGCAAGCTTTCGAGATCGGCGCGGATGCGCCCGGCGTCGCTGCCGGAGGATTCGAGCAGGACGTAGAAGGGATGATTGGTCGGAAGCGGCGCGGCGACGCCTTTCACCAGTTCGGTGGTGAGGCGATAATAGTTGTTCCACATCACCTCAAAGGCGGTGAGGTCGCCGCCAAGACGCGAGCGCGACAGCGCCAGCAAGGCGCGGACCTTGTCGAAGCTCGAAAGCGCGCACAGCGCCACTTGCTGCTCCGCCGGCGCCGGGAAGATCCGCAGCGCGGCGCGCGTGACCACGCCGAGCGTGCCCTCGGTGCCGACGAACAACTGCTTGAGGTCCATGCCGGTGTTGTTCTTGATGTATTTGCGCACCCCCTTGAGGATGGTGCCGTCCGCAAGCACGGCTTCGAGCCCGAGCACAAGCTCGCGCGTCATGCCGTAACGGATCACCCGGTTGCCGCCGGCATTGGTGGAGATGTTGCCGCCGATAGTACAACTGCCCCGCGCGCCGAGATCGAGCGGGAACATGAAGCCGTCCTGCCCGACGCGCTCCTGCAGGCGCTGCAGCGGCACGCCGGTTTGGGTGATCACGACCCCGCCGCCGGTATCGACTTCTTCGATTGCGTTCATGCGTTCCGTCGACAGCACGATTTCGCCCGGTGCCGGCATCGTGGCGCGCACCAGTCCGGTCATGCCGCCCTGCGTCGTGACCGGCACGCGCGCCCGATGGCAAAGCTTGAGGAATTGGGAGACCTCTTCCGTCGTGCGCGGCCGCACCACCGCGAGCGGCGGCGCGACCGCAATACCGGCCATGTCTGTGTGATAGCGGGCGCCGATGTCGCCGCCGGTCAGGACCGTCGTCGCATCGAACGCCGCGCGAAGTTCGCCGATGATTGCCGCCTGCACGTAGCTTGCTCCGTTTCACTCTCAGTCGTCATTCCCGCGAAAGCGGGGAAGCCAGTACGCCGCGGCATCTCGGTTCATCACAGATGTCCCGGAGCACTGGGTCGCCGGTCAAGCCGGGCGCCGACGATCGCGGATGTGGCGGCTCACGCCGCCTGCCTGGCCTTGGCATCCTGGATCGCACGCCAGACCCGCTCCGGCGTCAACGGCATGTCGATGTGGGTGATGCCGTATTCGGAGAGCGCGTCGAGCACCGCGTTGACGATCGACGCCAGGCTTCCGGCGCAGCCGGCTTCGCCGCAGCCCTTGGTGCCCAGCGGATTGGACTTGGCGGGCACCGGATGATCGCCGACCTCCATCAGCGGCACGT
The sequence above is drawn from the Bradyrhizobium sediminis genome and encodes:
- a CDS encoding FAD-binding oxidoreductase is translated as MQAAIIGELRAAFDATTVLTGGDIGARYHTDMAGIAVAPPLAVVRPRTTEEVSQFLKLCHRARVPVTTQGGMTGLVRATMPAPGEIVLSTERMNAIEEVDTGGGVVITQTGVPLQRLQERVGQDGFMFPLDLGARGSCTIGGNISTNAGGNRVIRYGMTRELVLGLEAVLADGTILKGVRKYIKNNTGMDLKQLFVGTEGTLGVVTRAALRIFPAPAEQQVALCALSSFDKVRALLALSRSRLGGDLTAFEVMWNNYYRLTTELVKGVAAPLPTNHPFYVLLESSGSDAGRIRADLESLLEQVLGDDIILDATIASSGAAAAAIWRIRDSSVELGRALGPGVGFDISLAIDRMEAFADAVDKGLKTIHSDAYAIVFGHAGDGNLHVNAKYPPPADKHDEVSKLVYGITGEFAGSVSAEHGIGILKRPYLKLSRTAEEIETMRTLKRALDPHQILNPGRIFTM